A window of Polaromonas hydrogenivorans contains these coding sequences:
- a CDS encoding DUF3303 domain-containing protein: MKYIVSWTLPQGTYNAAVARFLETGGAPPQGVEMLGRWHGMNGQGFAITESSDAKAMFLFQAQWADVIAIAVTPCVEDADAGAVLATLGKR, translated from the coding sequence ATGAAATACATCGTCAGCTGGACCTTGCCGCAGGGCACTTACAACGCCGCCGTGGCGCGCTTTCTGGAGACCGGAGGCGCGCCGCCCCAGGGCGTGGAGATGCTGGGGCGCTGGCACGGCATGAACGGCCAGGGTTTCGCGATCACCGAGTCGAGCGACGCGAAGGCCATGTTCCTCTTCCAGGCGCAATGGGCCGACGTGATTGCCATCGCGGTGACGCCCTGCGTCGAGGACGCCGACGCAGGCGCGGTGCTGGCGACGCTTGGTAAACGCTGA